The Pyrenophora tritici-repentis strain M4 chromosome 3, whole genome shotgun sequence genome has a window encoding:
- a CDS encoding Phosphoinositide polyphosphatase (Sac family): protein MPSLVRKLLIFAAVDGLILQPYPPRNHAPTTQQAIKVDYKGQVGPLLKDRREENIAPTSVEAHGIIGLLKVATSYFLISISDREQVAIIRGRPIYKITDVALIPLSSQADADKAITATRDHLRRRNKVPGLDDDETDSESDDNAPSVSDSIVEESPPENNEVKSPVIGWTGSPHPKTSVAEDVMQRKGVYGRFADKWFSRKGWSADNRRLQGFSSEENLAAKNAASMPKTEEQPKGESKPDAIPTEDANVPEPVSPEAIPKALGGEKNTTTIVLLPKILQTTKMYFSSGNFFYSYDYDISHGIGQQQSTPSVALFKQFDPLFFWNQHIVSPFIDAGQHSFVLPIIQGFVGQRSFTIKAADDNSSSLVVDPHATPDDIQLQSWHEKQQQDSQSDPVESYQDPTGEASLASGKDFVLTLISRRSMKRAGLRYLRRGTDDEGCTANTVETEQILSTPTFDTTQDKIFSFTQLRGSIPLFFSQSPYSLKPQVTTWGSFETNALAFKRHFYDLSSRYGDIYCDSLIDKHGTEAKIGELYEQHAKSLNENGGIDGKGKQLGFEWFDFHNVCRGMRFENVSKLMDSIEPFMKSSSWVEISNDQIQQRQSGILRTNCMDCLDRTNVVQSACARTALEAQLSIGSYNIDLQNDPSTSWFNTLWADNGDAISRQYAGTAALKGDFTRTRKRQITGALTDFGLTLTRYYNNIVNDYFAQALIDYLLGRVTDTIFAEFEADMKSSDYFIDVRKVRQQAIERSAGIVIEDHDEDLVQGWTLSVPTAANQVKTTTFEEAVLLLTEKALYFCRLDWGTEKVREFERIPLENIQGLMRGTYVTSTLAQRYTDTDKNIGLIIQYRADTKGELVRRNTRALDSASINGESSEEPAKKDQKDAAGRFLAFKALPSRSSVPSSPGETPENEGEVVKSVCDEIVRVANKARKGGVDEDRVLEVKEKDIISLADAKKTTGYLEQFEYSLKKLVWG from the exons ATGCCATCCCTTGTTCGTAAGCTGCTCATCTTTGCAGCTGTCGATGGTCTCATATTGCAGCCATATCCGCCCCGCAACCATGCGCCCACGACGCAGCAGGCCATCAAGGTCGACTACAAAGGACAAGTTGGCCCGCTATTGAAGGATAGGCGCGAGGAAAATATTGCGCCAACATCCGTTGAAGCGCATGGCATAATCG GACTCCTCAAAGTCGCTACTTCTTATTTCTTGATTTCGATATCCGATCGCGAGCAGGTCGCGATAATACGCGGCAGGCCTATATACAAAATCACCGACGTCGCTCTCATTCCGCTCTCCTCCCAAGCCGATGCGGACAAGGCAATCACGGCCACCCGGGATCACTTGAGGCGTCGGAACAAGGTACCAGGTCTAGACGATGACGAAACGGATAGCGAAAGCGATGACAACGCGCCCAGTGTGTCAGACTCGATCGTGGAGGAATCGCCGCCCGAGAACAACGAGGTCAAGAGTCCCGTGATCGGCTGGACGGGTAGTCCGCACCCGAAAACAAGTGTCGCAGAGGATGTCATGCAGCGCAAAGGTGTCTACGGCAGGTTCGCAGACAAATGGTTCTCGCGCAAAGGATGGAGTGCAGACAATAGACGTCTGCAAGGCTTCAGCTCGGAAGAGAATCTGGCTGCCAAGAACGCCGCCTCAATGCCAAAAACAGAAGAGCAGCCCAAGGGTGAGTCAAAGCCAGACGCAATACCGACCGAGGATGCGAACGTCCCAGAACCAGTCAGCCCTGAGGCGATACCAAAGGCGCTCGGCGGGGAGAAGAACACGACGACCATAGTATTGCTGCCAAAGATCTTGCAAACGACTAAAATGTATTTCTCCTCTGGTAACTTCTTCTATTCGTACGACTATGATATCTCACATGGCATTGGTCAGCAGCAGTCCACCCCTAGTGTGGCACTTTTCAAGCAATTCGACCCTTTG TTCTTCTGGAACCAGCACATCGTTTCGCCTTTTATCGACGCTGGGCAGCATAGTTTTGTTCTCCCCATCATCCAGGGTTTCGTGGGACAGCGGTCCTTCACTATCAAGGCCGCGGATGACAATTCGAGCAGCCTAGTCGTGGACCCTCATGCGACTCCAGACGACATACAATTACAGTCTTGGCATGAGAAGCAGCAACAAGATTCGCAGTCTGACCCAGTAGAAAGTTATCAAGATCCCACTGGGGAGGCTTCCCTTGCAAGTGGCAAAGACTTTGTACTGACACTCATTTCGCGGCGGTCTATGAAACGCGCCGGACTTCGATATCTGCGTCGCGGGACTGATGACGAGGGCTGCACTGCAAATACCGTCGAAACGGAGCAGATTCTGTCGACACCGACGTTCGACACCACGCAAGACAAGATCTTCTCTTTCACGCAGCTCCGAGGGTCAATACCATTATTCTTCTCACAATCACCATACAGTCTTAAGCCTCAGGTCACAACCTGGGGCTCCTTTGAAACAAATGCTCTAGCCTTCAAACGACATTTCTATGATCTTTCGTCGCGTTACGGGGATATCTATTGCGATTCGCTGATTGACAAGCATGGCACAGAAGCGAAGATTGGTGAGCTCTATGAGCAGCATGCGAAATCTCTCAATGAGAATGGTGGTATCGATGGCAAGGGCAAGCAACTTGGGTTCGAGTGGTTCGATTTCCATAACGTCTGCCGTGGGATGCGTTTTGAGAACGTATCTAAATTGATGGATTCCATCGAGCCATTCATGAAATCTTCCAGCTGGGTCGAGATTTCGAACGATCAAATACAGCAACGGCAATCCGGTATTCTACGAACAAATTGCATGGACTGTTTGGATCGGACCAACGTCGTTCAGTCTGCTTGCGCCAGAACGGCTCTTGAGGCACAGTTGTCAATCGGCAGCTATAACATCGATCTCCAGAACGACCCTAGTACTTCATGGTTCAACACGCTTTGGGCTGACAATGGCGACGCTATCTCGCGACAATATGCTGGCACTGCTGCACTAAAGGGCGACTTCACGCGTACACGAAAACGCCAGATCACCGGGGCTCTTACCGACTTTGGACTTACATTGACGAGATACTACAACAACATCGTCAACGACTACTTTGCACAAGCTCTTATTGATTATCTCCTTGGTCGCGTGACTGATACTATTTTCGCGGAATTCGAAGCCGACATGAAAAGCTCGGACTACTTCATCGATGTACGCAAGGTGCGCCAACAAGCTATCGAGCGATCAGCCGGTATTGTCATTGAGGACCACGACGAAGACCTGGTTCAAGGATGGACCCTCAGCGTACCAACAGCAGCGAACCAGGTCAAAACTACTACCTTTGAAGAGGCTGTTCTTCTCCTCACCGAGAAGGCTTTGTATTTCTGTCGTCTAGACTGGGGTACGGAGAAGGTACGCGAGTTCGAGCGCATTCCACTCGAGAACATACAGGGCCTCATGCGCGGCACCTACGTCACCTCGACTCTAGCTCAGCGATACACCGATACCGACAAGAACATCGGGCTCATCATACAGTACCGAGCCGACACCAAAGGCGAGCTAGTACGACGAAACACACGAGCGCTGGATTCAGCTTCGATCAACGGGGAGTCCAGTGAGGAGCCCGCCAAGAAAGACCAAAAGGACGCTGCCGGTCGCTTCCTAGCATTCAAGGCATTGCCATCGCGAAGTAGCGTCCCTTCATCTCCTGGTGAAACACCAGAGAACGAGGGCGAGGTTGTCAAGTCGGTTTGCGATGAGATTGTACGCGTAGCCAATAAGGCGAGGAAGGGAGGTGTCGACGAGGATAGAGTATTGGAGGTCAAGGAGAAGGATATTATTAGCTTAGCAGACGCAAAGAAGACTACAGGGTACCTAGAACAGTTTGAGTATTCTCTAAAGAAGCTAGTCTGGGGTTAG
- a CDS encoding FabG, Dehydrogenase with different specificities (related to short-chain alcohol dehydrogenase) — translation MASGPEKEIVLITGGTNGIGLDTVIYIASASPNYHVIIGARNLSKGEKVLSELRTKPGIQGTLSLVQIDATSDDSIAAAVKKVDQEFSRLDVLINNAGVCPEKENDQWPSRDTLRTVFETNVFGPTIITQMFFPLLKRSSNPRIINVSSTLGSIGFISDHSSSYSGVKYSGYRMSKSALNMLTAYVWYQLKPEGFKVWTYCPGYVVTDLGNDREVRKANGIESSETSAQGLLQIVRGERDADVGGFVGRYGEKYVW, via the exons ATGGCGTCTGGACCCGAAAAAGAGATTGTCCTAATTACAG GCGGCACCAACGGCATCGGTCTAGACACCGTCATCTACATCGCCTCTGCCTCACCAAACTACCATGTTATAATCGGCGCCCGAAACCTCTCCAAAGGCGAAAAGGTTCTCTCGGAACTCCGGACCAAACCCGGCATCCAAGGCACCCTCTCCCTCGTGCAAATCGACGCCACCTCCGACGACTCCATCGCGGCGGCCGTCAAAAAAGTAGACCAAGAATTCTCCCGTCTCGACGTCCTCATCAACAACGCGGGCGTCTGTCCAGAAAAAGAAAACGACCAATGGCCTTCTCGGGACACCCTCCGTACAGTATTCGAAACCAATGTCTTTGGCCCAACGATCATAACGCAGATGTTTTTCCCGCTGCTAAAGCGCTCTTCTAACCCCCGTATTATCAATGTGTCGTCGACGCTTGGTAGTATCGGCTTCATCTCCGACCACAGCAGCAGCTACTCTGGCGTCAAGTACTCTGGGTACCGTATGAGTAAGAGTGCGCTGAATATGCTGACGGCCTATGTGTGGTACCAGCTCAAGCCCGAGGGGTTCAAGGTTTGGACGTACTGTCCTGGGTATGTGGTTACGGATTTGGGGAATGATAGGGAGGTGAGGAAAGCGAATGGGATTGAGAGTTCGGAGACGAGTGCGCAGGGCTTGCTGCAGATTGTGAGAGGGGAGAGGGATGCGGATGTTGGGGGGTTTGTGGGGAGGTATGGGGAGAAGTATGTGTGGTGA